In the genome of Candidatus Limnocylindrales bacterium, the window TATTGTCTATCGTCCGTTGTGCGCTGTTTATATGGAGATGGAGGATAACAGGAAAGAAACAACGAACAACGAACAATGGACAACGGATCTATCCTTCCTCTTCGGTAACCAATTTGACAAAGACATCTTCCAAACTGATTTCCACCGGTCGTAACTCCAGCAACCCATTTCCACTCTGAACGATGGCATGTGCCAAATCCCGACGGACATCTCTATCTTTAGAAGCTTCAACTTCATAATTGAAAATATTTCCGGTTACCTGGTCTTTCCTTTGAACCCGATTAACTCCGTTGACCTCCTTCAAGATTTTCAAAACAGCCTCGGACGGTCCATCTACCTGAAGTAAAATACGTCGGGATGTCTGAGATCGAGAAGTAAGGTTCTCGGTAGTATCTTCTGCCACCACCTTTCCCTGGTTGATGATAACAACCCGTTGACAGATCATACTGACCTCCGGAAGAATATGGGAGCTCAGGATAATGGTTTTTTCGGTGGCAAGTTCTTTGATAAGATGACGGATATCGGTGATCTGTTTAGGATCCAATCCCATGGTTGGCTCATCTAAAATAAGAACTTCAGGATCATTGACGAGGGCCTGGGCCAATCCTACACGCTGCCGATATCCTTTAGAAAGGTTTTTAATCAATCGATTGGATACACTTTCAAGTCCACAACTTTTAATAACCTGCTGGATTTTTTCCTTCCGGAGTTTTTTAGGTACACCCTTGACTTCGGTTACAAAATTCAAATAGGCCCAAACCTCCATATCATTGTAAATAGGGACATTTTCCGGCAGATACCCGATCCTTTTTCTGACTTCCAGAGAGTCTTTAAAAACATCGTATCCCGCAACGGTTGCCGTTCCGCTGGTTGCCGGCATGAACCCCGTTAAAATTCGCATGGTGGTTGTTTTACCTGCTCCATTAGGGCCTAAGAATCCTAAGATTTCACCCTTTTCTACCCGGAAAGAAACCCCCTGAATAGCAGGAAGTGTTCCATAGTACTTGGTTAAATTCTCTACCACGATCATCCTTGATTTTCCTCCTTCCTAGGTTATTGAAACTCACAGGTGAGATAAGCACAAGTAATCTCTTCATGTGGTGAGGGCTGAAAAAGTAATAACTTACGCCAAGCCTCTAAGTTAGATTTTAAGCAGATTAAAAAGTTCCATCTTTTAATGCTTTAAACTTAAAACGATGGGATAAAAAGTTACCTTTGGCGATCTAGATTCAAGGTTTTTAATCACCTTAACAGGAACTTTTAAAACTTGTCAAGACTCCAATTATTGAGAGAGTTTATTCTCTTTACAATCCCATGGACTGGATTCAATTTTGAACCTGGCCATTAAAAGAAAATAATTATAGTATTGATCGGAAAAACCATGGTTATTTCGTCTGTTTGATGGATAGAAAGGTAAGCATGAGGGATAGTTTTAGATTTAAAAATTTCCAAAGCAAGCAGATTATTCTGATCTTTTCGAGTTCCCAGTTTCTCAGGTCCGCTCTCCGAAGTAGCCAGATCCGATATGGATTCCTGGGTTTAGGAATCTACTTGACGATCTGGATGTTACCGGTTTATGCAGAAACGGATTTGCAGCAGGTCCCCTTAGTTCAGGTTTTTGATGAAGCCTGGCAGCGGATTGACTCGGAGTTCTACGATCCTCACTTTAATGGCGTAGACTGGAAGAAAATGCGAGAAATTTATCGTCCTCTGGTAGAGAGAGCCGCAACGAGAGCACAGGGATATGAGATCATCAACCAAATGATCTCGCAATTGAAAGCTTCTCATACCCATCTATATACACCCGATCAACCTGCGTATTATCAACTGGCTGCCATCTTTGGAAAGAGGGTGAGCGGGTACTCCCAGGCTTTTGGGGATAAAGAGGTTCGTTATACTGACATAGGTATTCTGACGGTAACCACCCCCCGGGGTATTTTTGTAAAAGGGGTTCTTGAAGGAAGTCCGGCCCAAGAAGCAGGGATTCAGGTAGGAGATCAAATTTTGGAAGTAGATGGGGAGCCCTTTGAACCGGTTGCATCGTTTCGTAATAAAGCAGGACAGCCTGTTCGTATTCTGATTCAAACGGCGGCTTGTAAAGACGAATCCTCCGATGAGTCCAGAACGGGCTCTTGTATCCGTCCGAGTCCAGAAGAGAAAACAGTCATTCCCAGGGAAGTAGATCCTAACCAGATGTTTCTGGAAGCCGAAAAGAAAAGTATTCGAATCTTTGAGGAGGATGGGATCAAGATTGGATACATTCATATCTGGTCTTATGCCAGGGAAGTCTATCAAGATGCTTTTGTGGAGGCTATTATAACCGGAGAATTCGCCAAAGCTTCAGCATTAATCGTAGATTTACGGGATGGGTGGGGCGGGGCAAGTCCTGAGTACCTGAACGTTTTTAATAAAAATGTACCTGTTATGACTACTGCCTCCCGGTCGGGAGATAAGCGTAAGTACGATCCTCAATGGAGGAAACCAGTGGTCTTTCTGGTTAATGAAGGTACCCGAAGTGGGAAAGAAATGCTCACCTATGGATTCAAGAAATATCGTCTGGGTAAAGTTATCGGTACGCCGACTGCGGGGGCTGTCCTGGCAGGCAAACCTTTTTATCTATCCGATGGGTCTTTATTGATGGTTGCCGTCAGAGATGTCTGGGTGGATGGCGAACGCCTGGAGGGAAAGGGAGTTCAACCGGATATTTACGTGGATTTTCCCGTGGAATACGCCAGGGGCTATGACCCGCAACGTGCCAAAGCCTTAAAAGTCTTGGCCGAAGAAGTTAAACAGTCCAAGCAGGAATCGTAATTGAAGTATGAAGCTATGGGGGTGTGGGGGTATGGGAGTGTGGGAGTATGTGAAGTATAGAAGAATAAGTGGCTATCCCCACCCTTTTACCCTTTCCCACTTCTTCACTTCCCCACTCTCACACCTCCACATCCCTATACCCCTACACTTCCATACTCCCACACTTCCTCTACCTACTGCCTCATCACCTCACGATCTCCTTTATCCCTCGTAGAGGGATAATGGCCCAATCCGGGCGGTTGTTAAGTTCATGATGGAGTTCACGTATGGCCTTATCTAAGAGGAAGGTTTTTAATAAAATATCCAGTTCCTCAGAATCCTTGGGAATAAAGGGTGCGTTTTCGGTGGTCTCCAAATAAGATCTTAAAAAAGCGCCTCCCATAGACCGGTACCAAAAATCCGTCCAGGGTTCTAACACAGGAATATCTTCAGGCCTGAGAGAGGTATGTTTGAGGAGAACAGTATAAGCCGCATAGTGGATGGATCTTAACATGCTGGCTACATCCCTAAGTGGAGAGCGTTTGAGTTTTCTTTCACTGAGGGCTTTTGTCGGATCACTTTCAAAGTCAATGATTACAAAATCTTTTCCTGTATAAAGGACATGTCCCAGGTGATAATTTCCATGGATTCTTATCTTTACGGTGGATATTTTTTTCTGCAGGATTGTTCTGAAATGGTCCATCACACTCTTTTCAAGATTTAAAACCTCTTCCGCTTCCTTTCTTATATTTTGTAGGGAGCGTTCCGATTCAGGAAGCGTATTCAAATTTTTCCGTAAAAGTTGGAGAACCCTTCTTGCAGAGCTTCGCATAGATTGATAAACGGATCTTTGATAAAGGGTTGAGAAGGGTTCAGGGGAGAAGTTGGGGTCTTTTGAATTCGAAGCGAGTGCCAGGTGCAATTCGGCGGTTCTTTTTCCTAAAAGCTTAACCATCTCAAAATAAGCTCCTATAACCAGGTCTTGAAGGGAAGGGGGGATTTCAACTTTTAGAAGAGAGGCCGATAATTTGGGTATTTGCTGAATTTCGCTCCTTCGGGAAAGTACCCGATCGAAATACCTTTCAACCGCATTAAGGGTAAAAGTCCAAGCATCTCCCTGATTTGGAACAAAACTTTGAAGGATGCCCAGGGTCATGGGTTGAGACCCGGGTTTTCTATATTCTATAGCGCCTATAAAAGAAGGAATGTAGGGGAAGGACACAGTTTCTGTAAGAAATCTTCCTATCTCCAGATCTGGATGGGTGCCTTCCTCTAGATATCTAAACAATTTAAGGAAGAATTTGTCACCGTATAGGAAAGAAGGCTTTTGCTTTTCAGCATTGAGGACTTGAAATTCGCGGAGGGGTATTTCACCTACTGATCCTGCCAGGGTTTTAGAGGATCTTTTAGTATGGACGATAAACTCTCCTTGCTTTCCCTTTATTCGGTGTTTTCTCAAGATCATTTCCAGGAGATTTTTACGGAATCCCTCGGAATAGATACTATCATAAAGGATACCCTCCAGGTTTCTTCCCTTGACCCGGGCAATAATTCCCGGCAAAGAGGATTCCAGTATCTCCTTAGCTTTTTCTCCCATAGCAAAGGATATGGGTAACAAATAGGTTTGGGGAGGGCCTTCTACATATTGAACTTCCAGAAGCAGGAGTCGGGTATCCTGAATCCCCCGTTCCCCTGAAGAACCCTCGATCTCTTCCGTCCGTTTAAGATCTTTTCCTATGGGAAGGACCTCCAAGATTTGAAGTCGCTGGATTTCCCGAGTATTTCCCTGGATATTTTCTATCCCGGCAAACCATTTACGCCCTTTGAGATAAGCCGGTAATATCTCCCTTTCAAGTTTTTCCATGGATCTTTCTTCCAGAACTTCCCAGTTTGCCTGGGTTAAGACCCCGGCTACTTCCAATTCCGGAATGGTCCATACATTAATACTTTCTACTGCTTTCTCCTTTTGTAGCGAGAACCAATAGTAACCATAAGGTCCAAGGGTAAGTATGTAAGGAGAATCCTTAATAGGAGAAAATCTGTTTCCACTAAAAACTTCCTCCAAAACATAGCCGGAAAGTCTGGATAGATTCAATTCCACCATTTGAGGGTACTTGGAAAGGTTGACCACTACTAAGATTTTCTCCTCTTGAAGGGATGGTTCAGGTTGGTAGTGACGGATAAAGGCAAAGACTTTGGGGTTGTCTGGAAGGAGAAACTCAATGCTTCCCCGCCCAAAAGCCTTAAAGCGCTTTCTCATGGCGATATATTTTTTCATCCACCAGAGTAACGAGGCCTGGTTTCTCTGTTGATTCTCCACGTTTACCGATTCGTAGTGATATTCGGGGTCTATGATAATGGGAAGGTAGAGCTTTTGGGGGTTGGCTTTGGAAAAACCGGCATTTTTATCTGCACTCCACTGCATGGGTGTTCTAACCCCATTTCGATCCCCCAGGTAGTAATTATCCCCCATTCCAATCTCATCGCCGTAGTAGATAACCGGAGTTCCCGGAAGAGAAAAGAGAAGGACATTCATGAGTTCAATCTTGCGTCGATCATTTTCCAGAAGAGGTGCCAGCCGTCGACGAATTCCTAAATTGATTCTTGCATGGGGGTCGCGGGCGTACATTCTATACATATAATCCCGTTCTTCATCGGTTACCATTTCAAGGGTCAATTCATCATGGTTTCTCAAAAAAAGTGCCCATTGACAGGTTTCTGGAATGGGAGGAGTCTGTTCCAGGATATCGATAATGGGAAATCTATCCTCCATCCGAACTGCCATAAATATCCTGGGCATCAATGGGAAATGAAAGGCCATATGGCATTTATCTCCATTTCCAAAATAACTTACGGCATCCTCAGGCCACTGGTTTGCCTCGGCAAGGAGCATTCGATTGGAGAACTTGCTATCTACATGGGCCCGAAGTCGCTGTAAAAATTCATAGGTTTCCGGCAGGTTTTCGCAGTTAGTCCCTTCTCGCTCAAAGAGGTAAGGAATCGCGTCTAAACGCATCCCATCCACACCCATATTTAGCCAGTAATCCACTACTTTTAGGATGGCTTTCTGAACCTCGGGATTGTCATAATTTAAATCGGGCTGGTGAGAGTAAAAACGATGCCAGTAATAGGCCTTACCTACAGGATCCCAGGCCCAGTTGGAAGTTTCAAAATCCTTAAATATGATCCGGGCTTCTGGATACTTTTCCGGAGTATCACTCCAGACATAGAAATTCCTTATCGTAGAGCCCGGCCTGGCTTTCCTGGCTCTCTGAAACCAGGCATGCTGATCGGAAGTATGATTTACAACGAGTTCTGTGATGACCCGTAATCCCCGACGATGGGCTTCATTTAGAAACTCCTTGAACTCTTTTAAATCACCGTAGTCCGGGTGAATATTGAAGTAATCGGCAATGTCGTATCCATCATCTTTAAGGGGAGAAGGATAGAAAGGAAGAAGCCATAAGGCCGTTACACCGAGATCTTCCAGATAGTCCAGCTTTTCCGTAAGTCCTTTAAAGTTTCCTATTCCGTTACCCTTGGCATCGTAAAAGGTCTTTACGTGAAGCTCATAAATAATGGCATCTTTATACCAGAGTGAATCGTCTTCAAGATACATATCCTAAAGATTTCCAATTTCGTCCGGGTAGAATCTTCCCGAGGATAACCGGATATCTGGCCCCTGTTGCCGGGGGAACATTGCTGGGAATCCCCAGGAAAGTCGCCCGGGCGAGTAAAGCAAAGAGAATAGCTTCTAAAGCGTCACTGGAATATCCGTACTCTTCCACCGTCTTGACGGAAATAGACTCAGAATGAAACGCTTTCTGAAGCATAGCCATCAAAGTTTTGTTTTTAGCACCTCCTCCACAGAGGATGAGCTCCAGAGAGCCTTCCCCTTTAAGGTTCCGATACCGATCAACCAAAAGGAATCGTCGGTAACTGTCTGCGATGGATTCAGCTGTGAAGGCGGTAGCCGTGGCCAGCAAATCCTTTGGAAAGATGCCCATCTCGTTTGCTTTTTTCAGTAGCTTTTGGAGAAACTCTCCGCCAAATTCTTCCCTGCCCGTGGTTTTAGGTGGGGGTTTCTTTAAGTAAGGATGGGCCATAAGCCAGTTGAGGAGATCTGGATGCACCTGCCCACCAGCCGCCATCTGACCATCTAAATCGAAGGAGAGCTTTCCCTGCGTCAGTTGGTTTATCAGTCCATCTATGATAAGGTTTCCGGGCCCGGTGTCGAAGGCGATAAGTTGATCTGGCTCTGCATGGGCCGGAATAAAGGTTACATTACTAATCCCACCAATGTTATTTACTGCCCGGGCCTTCACCTTATCCCGGAAGAGAAGATAATGGGCGTAAGGGGCCAGGGGAGCCCCTTCACCCCCTGCTGCAATATCCCTGGGACGGAAATCGGCCACTACCGTACAACCGGTCCTTTCTGCGATAATGGAAGGCTCTCCGATTTGTAGGGTGGATTTAACGGTTAAAAAACCTGCCTGGGGAGGTAATGCCGGTTCATATCGGGGTTCCGGCAAGTGATGAATAGTCTGACCATGGGAACCAATAAGATCAATCTCCTCCGGTCTGCATCCCCCTCGTTCCATGATCCTGAGAGCCGCCTGGGCAAATAATTCTCCCAGGTAGAAATTAAGGTGACAGATTTGATCAACTTTTCCTGCTTCCGGGGAGGAGAGTTCTAAAATTCTCTCTTTAACCCCCTCTGGAAAGGGATAGGTTTCAAAGCATAAAAGGTTTACCTGGGTCTCCAAATCACGACCCGTAATATCTACTAAAGCCGCGTCAATTCCATCTACAGAAGTTCCTGAAAGTAGACCGATAACCTTCATGGGACCAATAAGGAAGTTTTTAGTATCTACTTACCGGATACTATTTACCCTTTATTCCCTCCCAATGTTGGGCTCTTCCATAAATCCATGTCATTTCCAGAAGTTTCTTTTTTATGGCAGGTGTAAGTTGTTCTGGCAAAAACCTCCACATCCAATTCCCTCTGGAAGTTGCCGGAAGGTTCATTCTGGCTTCTTCTCCTAAGCCTAGAATATCTTGCAAAGGAATGATGGCAATTTTCGCAACGGACATAAGTGCCAACCTGACAAATTCCCAATGAACTTCCTCTTCTGAGACCTCTCGTCCTATGTATTTACAAAATCTTTCCCTGTCTTCCGGAGTGGATTCATTCTGAAACCAGCCTCTCGCCGTGTTATTGTCATGGGTTCCTGTATACACAACGCAATTTTTTACATGATTATGAGGGGCATGGACGCTGGTCGGAAGATCTTCTCCAAAGGCAAAAACAAGGACCTTCATACCGGGAAATCCAAAGAGCTCCATTATTTCTATGACCTCCGGAGTGATTACCCCCAGGTCTTCAGCAATAATAGGAAGATTTACAAAATGCCGGGATAGCGTACTGAAAAAGTCCTTGACGGATACTTCAATCCATTGCCCTTTTACTGCAGTTTTCTCGGTTGCCGGAACTTCCCAGTAGGCGACAAATCCCCTAAAATGGTCCAATCGGATCTGGTCAAAAAATTTCAAGTTGTGCCCAATACGCTTAATCCACCAGGCATAACGGGTTTCCCTCAAAACATCCCACCTGTAAACGGGATTTCCCCAGAGCTGACCGGTTTCACTGAAGTAATCCGGAGGTACCCCGGCTACAAAAGCCGGTTTTTTTTCTTCATTAAGCTTAAATAGCTGAGGATTTGCCCACACATCGGCACTGTCATAACTTACATAAATGGGTAAGTCCCCTATAATCCGGATATTTTTACTCCGACAATAATCTTTAAGGGAATACCATTGTTTAAAAAACAGATACTGGAAAAACTTTTCCCTCCGAATCCTATCCGCCAGTCGGGTTTTCCATTCCTTAATAGCCTCTTCTCTTCTATCCCTTAAATCTTCCGGCCATTGACCCCAAACAACCCCTTTGAATTCCTCCTTGAGGGCTGCAAATAAGGCATAATCCTCTAACCAGGAGGAGTTTTCCGTGCAGAAATCCTCAAATTCATCTTCTTTTCCTATCCGGCTCTTGGACTTCTCATAAGTTAAATGAAGAATTTTTCTTTTGTACTCTGTAACCGCTTCATAATCTACCTTCTCCCTGGGAAAGGAAGGATGATCTTCTACTTCAGATTTCAAAAGAAGTCCTTCCTCTACCAGAAGGTCAGGACTGATGAGGATCGGGTTTCCGGCAAACGCCGAATAACTACTGTAGGGAGAGTTTCCAAGGGCCGGGTCGGTCGGATTTAGGGGAAGAATCTGCCATAAACTTTGATCGGTTTCCGTAAGAAAATTTACAAATCTGTAGGCCTCCGGCCCCAGATCTCCTATACCATAGGGGGATGGAAGGGAAGTAATGTGAAGAAGAATTCCACTTTCTCTTTCCTTCATGTTTTTTACTGTCTTCTAAGGCCAGGCTTGAAATGTGGACCTGTTAAGAGCAAAATAACGCCCTGCCCCACAGCCAGCAAGCCGTTATTTGCTTCCGCAAATTAACAATCTGTTTGCTTATCCGGGGCGTAATACCAAATCTGATAAAAAATGTTGTATTCAAAACGTACGATTTCCTGAATAACCGATCCTAATCTGGGCCATGGAGACATAAGGACCTGGGGATTTTGGGACTGAGAGACGCGGGAGTACCAACGCAAGGCCTTGCGTTTTTGCCCCAAAACTCCCCGTCTCCGTGCCTTTCTGTCACCGTATCTCAAAAGGGAGTCCTTCCTGGGGGAAGGTTTAAAAACTCCAAACGTGTAGGCTAATGAGGAATTCCCCTCGATACCTTCTCGGTTCTGGCTTGGGATAACTGTTCCATGGACTCTTTTTGAGTAGCTTCCCAAACCTTTGTTAATTGCTCAAATTCTGCTAAACCAGGGTAAATAAAAACCATCAAAGCACTGGATGCCATGATGGTACAATTCCGGCGACCCTGACCTCGAGGCGTACAATCTCTGACATGTTTGGTTCCTAAGGCATGGTAAAACTCGTGCTTTGCCATAGCCTGCAGGGTGAGCGTAACCTTATCGATGGGTGATTCGAACTGGAGTTCTTGCCGATCCCGTCCGGCAATATGAATGCTGCGATTAA includes:
- a CDS encoding ABC transporter ATP-binding protein, with the translated sequence MIVVENLTKYYGTLPAIQGVSFRVEKGEILGFLGPNGAGKTTTMRILTGFMPATSGTATVAGYDVFKDSLEVRKRIGYLPENVPIYNDMEVWAYLNFVTEVKGVPKKLRKEKIQQVIKSCGLESVSNRLIKNLSKGYRQRVGLAQALVNDPEVLILDEPTMGLDPKQITDIRHLIKELATEKTIILSSHILPEVSMICQRVVIINQGKVVAEDTTENLTSRSQTSRRILLQVDGPSEAVLKILKEVNGVNRVQRKDQVTGNIFNYEVEASKDRDVRRDLAHAIVQSGNGLLELRPVEISLEDVFVKLVTEEEG
- a CDS encoding S41 family peptidase, encoding MRDSFRFKNFQSKQIILIFSSSQFLRSALRSSQIRYGFLGLGIYLTIWMLPVYAETDLQQVPLVQVFDEAWQRIDSEFYDPHFNGVDWKKMREIYRPLVERAATRAQGYEIINQMISQLKASHTHLYTPDQPAYYQLAAIFGKRVSGYSQAFGDKEVRYTDIGILTVTTPRGIFVKGVLEGSPAQEAGIQVGDQILEVDGEPFEPVASFRNKAGQPVRILIQTAACKDESSDESRTGSCIRPSPEEKTVIPREVDPNQMFLEAEKKSIRIFEEDGIKIGYIHIWSYAREVYQDAFVEAIITGEFAKASALIVDLRDGWGGASPEYLNVFNKNVPVMTTASRSGDKRKYDPQWRKPVVFLVNEGTRSGKEMLTYGFKKYRLGKVIGTPTAGAVLAGKPFYLSDGSLLMVAVRDVWVDGERLEGKGVQPDIYVDFPVEYARGYDPQRAKALKVLAEEVKQSKQES
- the treS gene encoding maltose alpha-D-glucosyltransferase; this encodes MYLEDDSLWYKDAIIYELHVKTFYDAKGNGIGNFKGLTEKLDYLEDLGVTALWLLPFYPSPLKDDGYDIADYFNIHPDYGDLKEFKEFLNEAHRRGLRVITELVVNHTSDQHAWFQRARKARPGSTIRNFYVWSDTPEKYPEARIIFKDFETSNWAWDPVGKAYYWHRFYSHQPDLNYDNPEVQKAILKVVDYWLNMGVDGMRLDAIPYLFEREGTNCENLPETYEFLQRLRAHVDSKFSNRMLLAEANQWPEDAVSYFGNGDKCHMAFHFPLMPRIFMAVRMEDRFPIIDILEQTPPIPETCQWALFLRNHDELTLEMVTDEERDYMYRMYARDPHARINLGIRRRLAPLLENDRRKIELMNVLLFSLPGTPVIYYGDEIGMGDNYYLGDRNGVRTPMQWSADKNAGFSKANPQKLYLPIIIDPEYHYESVNVENQQRNQASLLWWMKKYIAMRKRFKAFGRGSIEFLLPDNPKVFAFIRHYQPEPSLQEEKILVVVNLSKYPQMVELNLSRLSGYVLEEVFSGNRFSPIKDSPYILTLGPYGYYWFSLQKEKAVESINVWTIPELEVAGVLTQANWEVLEERSMEKLEREILPAYLKGRKWFAGIENIQGNTREIQRLQILEVLPIGKDLKRTEEIEGSSGERGIQDTRLLLLEVQYVEGPPQTYLLPISFAMGEKAKEILESSLPGIIARVKGRNLEGILYDSIYSEGFRKNLLEMILRKHRIKGKQGEFIVHTKRSSKTLAGSVGEIPLREFQVLNAEKQKPSFLYGDKFFLKLFRYLEEGTHPDLEIGRFLTETVSFPYIPSFIGAIEYRKPGSQPMTLGILQSFVPNQGDAWTFTLNAVERYFDRVLSRRSEIQQIPKLSASLLKVEIPPSLQDLVIGAYFEMVKLLGKRTAELHLALASNSKDPNFSPEPFSTLYQRSVYQSMRSSARRVLQLLRKNLNTLPESERSLQNIRKEAEEVLNLEKSVMDHFRTILQKKISTVKIRIHGNYHLGHVLYTGKDFVIIDFESDPTKALSERKLKRSPLRDVASMLRSIHYAAYTVLLKHTSLRPEDIPVLEPWTDFWYRSMGGAFLRSYLETTENAPFIPKDSEELDILLKTFLLDKAIRELHHELNNRPDWAIIPLRGIKEIVR
- a CDS encoding anhydro-N-acetylmuramic acid kinase, which gives rise to MKVIGLLSGTSVDGIDAALVDITGRDLETQVNLLCFETYPFPEGVKERILELSSPEAGKVDQICHLNFYLGELFAQAALRIMERGGCRPEEIDLIGSHGQTIHHLPEPRYEPALPPQAGFLTVKSTLQIGEPSIIAERTGCTVVADFRPRDIAAGGEGAPLAPYAHYLLFRDKVKARAVNNIGGISNVTFIPAHAEPDQLIAFDTGPGNLIIDGLINQLTQGKLSFDLDGQMAAGGQVHPDLLNWLMAHPYLKKPPPKTTGREEFGGEFLQKLLKKANEMGIFPKDLLATATAFTAESIADSYRRFLLVDRYRNLKGEGSLELILCGGGAKNKTLMAMLQKAFHSESISVKTVEEYGYSSDALEAILFALLARATFLGIPSNVPPATGARYPVILGKILPGRNWKSLGYVS
- the malQ gene encoding 4-alpha-glucanotransferase; protein product: MKERESGILLHITSLPSPYGIGDLGPEAYRFVNFLTETDQSLWQILPLNPTDPALGNSPYSSYSAFAGNPILISPDLLVEEGLLLKSEVEDHPSFPREKVDYEAVTEYKRKILHLTYEKSKSRIGKEDEFEDFCTENSSWLEDYALFAALKEEFKGVVWGQWPEDLRDRREEAIKEWKTRLADRIRREKFFQYLFFKQWYSLKDYCRSKNIRIIGDLPIYVSYDSADVWANPQLFKLNEEKKPAFVAGVPPDYFSETGQLWGNPVYRWDVLRETRYAWWIKRIGHNLKFFDQIRLDHFRGFVAYWEVPATEKTAVKGQWIEVSVKDFFSTLSRHFVNLPIIAEDLGVITPEVIEIMELFGFPGMKVLVFAFGEDLPTSVHAPHNHVKNCVVYTGTHDNNTARGWFQNESTPEDRERFCKYIGREVSEEEVHWEFVRLALMSVAKIAIIPLQDILGLGEEARMNLPATSRGNWMWRFLPEQLTPAIKKKLLEMTWIYGRAQHWEGIKGK